A single Nitrosospira multiformis ATCC 25196 DNA region contains:
- the polA gene encoding DNA polymerase I: protein MKTLLLVDGSSYLYRAFHALPDFRNRNNEPTGAVYGVLNMLRRLHKDYQADYSACVFDAKGKTFRDELYAEYKANRPPMPDELAAQIAPLLECINAMGWPMLSVEGVEADDVIGTLVKQAEGENMRCIISTGDKDIAQLVNPQVTLVNTMTNEMLDEAGVLGRFGVPPERMLDYLALVGDAVDNIPGVAKVGPKTAVKWLNQYGTLDNLLVHAGEIGGVVGENLRNALGWLSRSRQLLSIKCDVSLPVSLHDLGPQPPDMVKLAELYERLDFKSWLRELQQESQAEGAADALSRGFAPAGSNLVQADYQTILTPEQLDEWMMRIAAAPLASLDTETTGLDPMRAELVGISFSVEPHHGAYIPLGHRYTGVPRQLPLDFVLEKLKPWLTDPSAPKLGQNLKFDRHVFANHGIGLKGIVHDTLLQSYVFESHRPHDMDNLALRHLGIKTITYDEVTGKGAARIGFEQVDIERAAQYAAEDADVTLQLHQHLYAEVGKDAKLDHIYRTLEMPVMDVLFEMERNGVLLDIKLLETQSRELGEKMLALEERACTIAGLPFNLNSPKQIQEILFDRLKLPVMKKTPSGVPSTDEDVLQKLALDYPLARALLDYRGLAKLKSTYTDKLPRMVHPVTGRVHTNYAQAVAVTGRLASNEPNLQNIPIRTAEGRRIREAFIAPSGYRIISADYSQIELRIMAHISQDAGLLKAFAQGEDIHRATGSEIFGVPLETVNSEQRRYAKIINFGLIYGMSEFGLATQLGIERAAARTYMDRYFSRYPGVADYMQRTRKTARENRYVETVFGRRLWLSEINSSNGMRRQAAERAAINAPMQGTAADIIKLAMIEVHDWLRRHELRSKLVMQVHDELVLEVPENEIETIKRELPLLMGNVAQLQVPLLVEVGVGPNWEQAH from the coding sequence ATGAAAACACTACTGCTGGTCGATGGTTCATCTTATCTGTATCGCGCTTTTCACGCGCTGCCCGATTTCCGCAACCGCAATAACGAGCCGACCGGTGCAGTCTATGGCGTGCTGAATATGCTGCGCCGCTTGCACAAGGATTATCAGGCCGATTATAGCGCTTGCGTATTTGATGCAAAAGGCAAGACTTTCCGCGATGAGCTCTACGCCGAGTACAAGGCGAACCGGCCGCCCATGCCCGACGAGCTTGCCGCCCAGATTGCGCCGCTCCTGGAATGCATAAATGCAATGGGATGGCCGATGCTTTCTGTGGAAGGAGTAGAGGCGGACGATGTGATCGGCACGCTGGTGAAACAGGCCGAAGGCGAGAACATGCGCTGCATCATTTCGACTGGCGATAAAGACATTGCGCAACTGGTGAACCCCCAAGTGACCCTCGTCAATACCATGACGAATGAAATGCTTGATGAAGCCGGTGTGCTTGGACGTTTCGGCGTACCTCCGGAACGCATGCTCGACTATCTGGCGCTGGTGGGTGACGCGGTCGACAACATCCCCGGCGTAGCGAAGGTGGGACCAAAAACCGCGGTGAAGTGGCTCAATCAATATGGGACACTCGATAACTTGCTTGTCCATGCTGGCGAAATAGGCGGCGTAGTAGGGGAGAATCTGCGCAATGCGCTGGGCTGGTTGAGCAGATCGCGGCAACTGCTCTCCATCAAGTGCGACGTTTCGTTGCCGGTCAGCCTGCATGATCTCGGACCCCAGCCCCCTGACATGGTAAAGCTCGCGGAGTTGTACGAGCGGCTGGACTTCAAGAGCTGGTTGCGCGAATTGCAACAGGAATCCCAGGCGGAAGGAGCCGCTGATGCGCTTTCTCGGGGTTTTGCCCCGGCAGGCTCGAATCTGGTGCAGGCCGATTATCAGACCATTCTTACTCCCGAGCAACTCGATGAGTGGATGATGCGAATCGCCGCGGCGCCGCTCGCCTCACTCGACACCGAAACGACGGGGCTTGATCCGATGCGCGCCGAGCTGGTGGGTATCTCGTTTTCCGTGGAACCGCATCACGGGGCCTATATACCGCTGGGACATCGTTATACCGGTGTCCCCCGCCAGTTGCCGCTCGACTTTGTGCTCGAAAAGCTCAAACCCTGGCTGACAGACCCTTCCGCCCCCAAACTGGGGCAGAACCTGAAGTTTGACAGGCACGTGTTCGCCAACCACGGCATCGGGTTGAAAGGAATCGTTCACGATACGCTGCTGCAATCCTATGTCTTCGAATCCCATCGCCCGCACGATATGGACAACCTTGCGCTGCGGCATCTGGGGATCAAAACCATCACCTATGATGAAGTCACCGGCAAGGGAGCCGCCCGAATAGGTTTCGAGCAGGTGGATATCGAACGCGCTGCGCAATATGCAGCCGAGGACGCGGATGTCACGCTGCAGCTGCACCAGCACCTGTATGCTGAAGTTGGCAAGGATGCAAAGCTCGATCATATCTATCGCACGCTGGAAATGCCCGTGATGGATGTCCTGTTCGAGATGGAGCGCAACGGGGTGCTCCTGGATATCAAATTGCTGGAAACGCAAAGCCGCGAGCTCGGCGAGAAAATGCTGGCGCTGGAGGAGCGCGCCTGCACCATTGCCGGGCTGCCATTCAACCTGAATTCACCCAAACAGATTCAGGAAATCCTGTTTGACAGACTCAAGCTGCCTGTCATGAAAAAAACACCGAGCGGCGTTCCTTCCACCGACGAAGATGTACTGCAGAAACTTGCACTTGATTATCCCCTCGCCAGGGCTCTGCTGGATTATCGGGGTCTTGCCAAACTCAAGTCGACTTACACCGACAAGCTGCCGCGCATGGTGCATCCCGTTACTGGAAGAGTGCACACCAATTATGCCCAGGCTGTGGCGGTGACGGGCAGACTCGCCAGTAACGAACCGAACTTGCAGAACATACCCATCCGCACTGCCGAAGGGCGGCGTATCCGGGAAGCGTTCATTGCCCCGAGCGGATACAGAATCATTTCCGCGGATTATTCACAGATCGAATTACGCATCATGGCGCACATTTCGCAGGATGCCGGACTGCTCAAGGCCTTTGCACAAGGGGAAGACATCCATCGCGCCACGGGCTCCGAGATATTCGGCGTTCCCCTGGAAACAGTGAACAGCGAACAGCGCAGGTATGCAAAAATCATCAATTTCGGCCTGATCTACGGTATGTCGGAATTCGGACTCGCGACGCAACTGGGGATTGAGCGGGCCGCGGCCAGAACCTATATGGACCGCTACTTTTCCCGCTATCCGGGAGTGGCGGACTACATGCAGCGGACACGGAAAACCGCCAGGGAAAACCGCTATGTGGAGACCGTTTTCGGGCGGCGGCTGTGGTTGTCGGAGATCAACAGTTCCAACGGCATGCGTCGTCAGGCGGCGGAACGCGCTGCCATCAACGCGCCCATGCAGGGTACTGCCGCCGATATCATCAAGCTTGCCATGATAGAAGTGCATGACTGGCTGCGGCGGCATGAACTGCGCAGCAAACTCGTCATGCAGGTCCATGACGAACTGGTGTTGGAGGTGCCGGAAAACGAAATCGAGACCATAAAGCGCGAGTTGCCGTTGCTCATGGGCAATGTGGCGCAACTTCAGGTGCCGTTATTGGTGGAAGTAGGCGTCGGGCCAAATTGGGAGCAGGCCCACTGA
- a CDS encoding TIGR00730 family Rossman fold protein has product MSLKNKAARTMTNDFQEKAWSGRESWRVFGIMAEFVEATERLHSVMPAVSIFGSARTLPDHPYYELTEQIARQLSDAGFSVISGGGPGIMEAANKGAYYGESPSIGLNIQLPHEQHRNVYQDVSQTFRHFFARKYMFVKLATAYVVLPGGFGTLDELMEALTLVQTGKTRRMPIILVRSDFWRGMLEWLQNVLVAEGMIAPEDMDLIQVIDEPAEVVDAIFKYYETRGFEPSVAEREIQLNL; this is encoded by the coding sequence ATGAGCCTGAAAAACAAAGCAGCCCGTACCATGACAAACGATTTCCAGGAGAAGGCATGGTCAGGACGTGAATCCTGGCGGGTGTTCGGGATTATGGCAGAATTTGTCGAGGCAACGGAGCGTCTCCACTCCGTCATGCCTGCGGTCAGCATTTTCGGCAGTGCCCGCACTCTCCCTGATCATCCCTACTATGAGTTAACCGAGCAGATTGCGCGGCAACTCTCCGATGCAGGCTTTTCCGTCATTTCCGGCGGGGGGCCGGGGATCATGGAAGCCGCGAACAAGGGGGCTTATTATGGCGAATCCCCCAGTATCGGACTGAATATCCAGTTGCCGCACGAGCAGCACCGGAATGTTTATCAGGACGTCAGCCAGACGTTCCGCCATTTTTTTGCGCGCAAGTACATGTTCGTCAAACTCGCGACGGCCTATGTAGTGCTGCCAGGCGGATTCGGCACCCTGGATGAACTGATGGAAGCGCTGACACTGGTCCAGACCGGAAAGACGCGCAGAATGCCCATTATCCTGGTTCGTTCGGATTTCTGGCGCGGCATGCTCGAATGGCTGCAGAATGTACTCGTTGCAGAGGGCATGATCGCCCCTGAAGATATGGATCTGATCCAGGTAATCGACGAGCCGGCGGAGGTGGTGGATGCGATATTCAAGTATTACGAGACGCGCGGCTTCGAGCCTTCCGTCGCTGAACGGGAAATTCAACTCAATCTATAA
- the rimM gene encoding ribosome maturation factor RimM (Essential for efficient processing of 16S rRNA), protein MVIMGRVAGPYAVAGWIKVFPYTEYVDGLLDYPDWWLGSEGGKWHKFKVIEGEVHGSVLLASLEQCADRDAAARLKGLKIAIPRRLLPALPESGEEGYYWSDLIGLAVINLQGEVLGKVAGLLETGANDVLQVQNPEETERLIPFIDQVIIKVDLAAGRITVDWGLDY, encoded by the coding sequence ATGGTGATAATGGGCCGCGTTGCCGGTCCATATGCGGTAGCCGGCTGGATCAAGGTTTTTCCCTATACCGAATATGTGGATGGCTTGCTGGATTACCCGGACTGGTGGCTGGGCAGCGAGGGCGGCAAATGGCACAAATTCAAAGTGATCGAGGGCGAGGTTCACGGGAGCGTATTGCTGGCCTCACTTGAACAATGTGCGGACCGTGACGCGGCTGCGCGGCTAAAGGGACTGAAGATCGCCATTCCACGCAGGCTGCTGCCGGCATTGCCGGAAAGCGGCGAGGAAGGTTATTACTGGTCGGATCTCATTGGGCTTGCAGTCATCAATCTGCAGGGTGAGGTGCTGGGTAAGGTGGCGGGGCTGCTGGAAACCGGAGCGAACGATGTGCTTCAGGTGCAAAATCCGGAAGAAACCGAAAGACTGATACCTTTCATAGACCAGGTGATCATCAAAGTCGATCTGGCGGCGGGTCGGATTACGGTGGATTGGGGTCTGGACTACTGA
- the rpsP gene encoding 30S ribosomal protein S16 — MVIIRLARGGAKKRPFFNMVVADSRNARDGKFIERVGFYNPRAAEGEESLRVKLDRVTYWQSKGAQPSDTVKKLIKQFDSRQEVAGS, encoded by the coding sequence ATGGTCATTATTCGACTGGCGCGAGGCGGCGCAAAAAAACGCCCGTTTTTCAATATGGTCGTAGCAGATTCACGCAATGCGCGTGATGGCAAGTTTATCGAGCGCGTCGGTTTTTATAACCCCCGGGCAGCCGAGGGTGAGGAATCGCTTCGCGTCAAGCTGGATCGCGTCACCTATTGGCAATCAAAAGGTGCGCAGCCGTCAGATACCGTGAAAAAGCTGATCAAGCAGTTTGATTCCAGACAAGAAGTCGCAGGAAGCTGA